GTCGGCAAGGCTTGCCAGAACGTCCTTCATATTCCGGGGTGTCGTCCCTTCACATTCGATACAGTGGATCTCCCGTGCACGTTTGTACTCTTCCTCAAGGAGTTTTGTTATCTCTTCTTCTGATCTCCCCTCGGCATGGAACATATCAACCAGGTACTTCATCTTGAATCCCTCACGGAGGCTGTCGCCGATCCCCGGGGTGGCGCCGAAGGTGGTAATCGGGTCGGCGAGTTCGTAGATGCCGCTACTTGGATCTTTATATGCTCCATCACCGTAGACGATAATCTCAAGATGCTTGCCGGTCTTCTTCAGGATCGCATCCTGAAGGGTGCAGGCGAAGAGATCGGCGAGATGCGGGGCCAACTTCAGCCTCTCCTCCGAGGACATGTTACTCCCGAGGAGTCCCCATTCGGAACCTGGTAATGAGGTCCCCTTGCTGCAGATATCCTGAAGGGTGCAGCAGTTGGGTATGAGAGCAGAGAGTGCTGCCCTTGTCTTCTCCCGTGTATGAATGTCGGCAGCGATGACGCCATCAGGAGTGAAGTCTGCGATCCGTGTCGGATCATTGCAGAGGAAGACGGTCGGTGTGGCTCCTGCCTCCCGGATGATCGACTCATACAGGCCGATGTAGTTGACCCCGGTCAGCGGGTGGGTGAACTCCCGTGGAAGGTCGCCGGACCTGATCAGGCCTCCATGCTTCTCCCCAAGCTCTATTGCCACATCTGCCGGGATTATCTGGTTCCCTACCTCATCGTCCGGGAAGGAGAGCTGGACGATCACCTCACCGTGTGGGACCGCCCGGGCAATGCTCTTTAATATGGGGGAGAACCGGTTGCGGCTCGCGATGGGGAAGACCACGCCAATCCTGCTCTCCGGGGTGAGGGAGAGGAGGCTTCGGATCTCTGCTGCGACATCGTCGATGTTGACAAAATTATTCTGGGCACGGGCAACGATCGATTCGGTGATGGCAAGGACATCACAGTCCTCAAGCATCCCGTCTGCATCCATTCTTGTGATATCCGCAAGGATCATCTCCTGCAGATCTGTTCCCGGCACGATAACCCCCATTTTGATGCCGAATGCACAGGGTCCGATATAGTCTGGTAATTGAAACATCTGATTCCCTCTCTATTAAATCTGGTATTCTATCGGAGATAAGCTATGATGATCGCTGGCTGGAGGAAGGTTCCTCCAGCCGCACTCCGCCTCTCAAAAGGTCTTCAGTTCGCCTTTGATGACCTTCTCGGTGATACTGGTGATGTTTGCCAGCCTCTCATTGACGATCTCCTCAACATCACGGGAGAGTGCGGCAAA
This DNA window, taken from Methanocalculus alkaliphilus, encodes the following:
- a CDS encoding coenzyme F420-0:L-glutamate ligase; this encodes MFQLPDYIGPCAFGIKMGVIVPGTDLQEMILADITRMDADGMLEDCDVLAITESIVARAQNNFVNIDDVAAEIRSLLSLTPESRIGVVFPIASRNRFSPILKSIARAVPHGEVIVQLSFPDDEVGNQIIPADVAIELGEKHGGLIRSGDLPREFTHPLTGVNYIGLYESIIREAGATPTVFLCNDPTRIADFTPDGVIAADIHTREKTRAALSALIPNCCTLQDICSKGTSLPGSEWGLLGSNMSSEERLKLAPHLADLFACTLQDAILKKTGKHLEIIVYGDGAYKDPSSGIYELADPITTFGATPGIGDSLREGFKMKYLVDMFHAEGRSEEEITKLLEEEYKRAREIHCIECEGTTPRNMKDVLASLADLVSGSADAGTPMILIKGIHNKH